One Tolypothrix bouteillei VB521301 DNA window includes the following coding sequences:
- a CDS encoding RNA recognition motif domain-containing protein: MSIYVGNLSYEVQENDIRHVFSEYGTVKRVQLPVDRETGRVRGFAFVDMGTDAEETTAIESLDGAEWMGRNLKVNKAKPREDRGSSYGGGGGRRGNNSGGYSRRY; encoded by the coding sequence ATGTCAATTTACGTCGGTAATTTATCGTATGAAGTTCAAGAGAACGATATCAGACACGTTTTTTCAGAGTATGGAACCGTAAAAAGAGTCCAATTACCCGTAGATCGGGAAACAGGTCGAGTGAGAGGCTTTGCCTTTGTAGATATGGGAACAGATGCAGAAGAAACAACAGCTATTGAATCGCTTGATGGGGCTGAATGGATGGGTCGGAATCTAAAAGTTAACAAAGCTAAGCCACGTGAAGACAGAGGTTCTTCATACGGTGGTGGTGGCGGTAGACGTGGAAATAACAGTGGTGGTTATTCCAGACGCTACTAA
- a CDS encoding response regulator has translation MSNQPPTSHIQNFKHRVGYMSLSWVLVIPFVLQMIAATALVGYLSFKNGQQAVDEIANQLMSEVGSRVDLYLTNYLATPPLINRINADAVHSGYLNFQNRPALERYLFNKLLQFENVSHVMVGTARGDFIVANRNPLLSILSSDPANPSVIYYDAVDRKGRKLSRLRTMPQFYLKQRPWYRAAVEEGKPVWSPIFLLSDNSDMSLNANYPIYEPKTKKLLGVFSSACDLSFFRKFLASVKVGQTGKIFIVERNGLLVGSSSDRQRLPFKQQNGSHKFERIKATESYDTLIQATSQYLQDKFGSFKSFQKSQQLSFWNRNQRQYLQVIPYKDKLGLDWVIVIVVPESDFMAQINNNTLITILLCLAAAFSATAIGVITSNWITRPLINLNAAAKKISRGDFNYPMTVYREDELGELANSFRDMTNQLQASLLALQQTNVELERRVCKRTLELQLSEERLKLALEGSGDGFWDWNLSTNEVYFSPKYFEMLGYDAREFPQNLSTWEQLVHPEDKVWVKEILQAHLKDCSVPYRFDYRLQTKSGEWKWIADYGKVVVWDENGKPLRMTGTHRDINERKQTEVELQRAKEAAEFANQAKSIFLANMSHELRTPLNVILGFAQVMSYDSSLTPEQQENLQIMHRSGEHLLSIINDVLDLSKIEAGRIILDESSFDLHALLYSLESMFRQRTEAKGLQLSLQIASDLPQFITTDANKLRQVLTNLLGNAVKFTPKGSVILTATRGAKKGQNQVDNEKSIVFETLVFSVVDTGIGIASHELETIFDAFIQTYSGRSSQEGTGLGLTISLRYAHLMGGTITVSSTPGKGSTFSVEVQAQLAKASDVSPAPIQRRVIGLVDRQPAYRILIVDNDPENGYLLFKLLTQVGFEVQVAKNGEEGIQIWQEWRPHLIWMDIRMPGIDGYQTTQRIRSTPEGQSAIVIALSARASKTSRTLALQAGCNDFICKPFQESELFAKMEEHLGVKYIYSDVVLSSGFQRQEKPFACASLTAENLSVMPVNWIDDLHQAVLLCDDDEVLSLIEQIPQEYASLITELKQLTRNYQFSEILKLIDK, from the coding sequence ATGAGCAATCAACCCCCAACCTCTCATATTCAAAATTTTAAACACCGCGTAGGTTATATGTCCCTAAGTTGGGTGCTCGTTATTCCATTCGTGTTACAGATGATTGCTGCAACAGCGCTAGTTGGTTACCTATCATTTAAAAATGGACAACAAGCAGTTGATGAGATAGCCAATCAGTTGATGAGCGAGGTAGGGTCTCGCGTTGATTTGTACCTCACTAACTATTTAGCCACCCCACCACTAATCAACCGTATAAATGCTGATGCTGTTCATTCGGGGTATCTAAATTTCCAGAACCGTCCGGCGTTGGAACGTTATCTTTTTAACAAACTCCTGCAATTTGAAAATGTTAGCCACGTAATGGTGGGTACAGCACGAGGCGACTTCATTGTTGCCAATCGGAACCCCCTACTGAGTATCTTGAGTTCCGATCCTGCAAACCCTAGCGTAATATATTACGACGCTGTAGACCGTAAGGGAAGAAAACTCAGTCGTCTGAGAACAATGCCACAATTTTATCTCAAACAACGGCCTTGGTACCGCGCCGCTGTTGAGGAGGGAAAGCCCGTTTGGAGCCCAATTTTCCTGCTGTCTGATAATTCAGATATGTCCCTCAATGCCAACTATCCCATTTACGAGCCAAAAACAAAAAAACTACTTGGTGTCTTCTCTAGTGCTTGCGATCTGTCCTTCTTTCGGAAATTTTTAGCCAGTGTCAAGGTTGGTCAAACTGGAAAAATTTTTATTGTTGAACGTAACGGACTTTTGGTAGGAAGTTCAAGCGATCGACAGCGGCTTCCCTTCAAACAACAAAATGGAAGTCACAAGTTCGAGCGAATTAAAGCAACTGAAAGTTACGACACTTTAATTCAAGCAACCAGTCAATATTTACAAGACAAGTTTGGAAGTTTTAAAAGTTTTCAAAAAAGTCAGCAATTGAGTTTTTGGAATCGCAATCAACGCCAGTATCTACAAGTTATTCCCTATAAAGATAAACTAGGTCTAGATTGGGTGATTGTTATTGTCGTGCCAGAATCAGATTTTATGGCACAAATTAATAATAATACACTTATTACTATATTATTATGCCTAGCAGCAGCTTTTTCTGCTACAGCCATTGGAGTCATTACATCTAACTGGATAACTCGTCCTTTAATAAATTTGAATGCAGCTGCCAAGAAAATTTCTCGGGGAGATTTTAATTATCCGATGACTGTATATCGAGAAGACGAATTGGGAGAACTAGCAAATTCATTTAGAGATATGACAAATCAACTGCAAGCCTCATTACTTGCATTACAACAGACAAATGTCGAATTAGAAAGACGAGTTTGCAAACGAACACTGGAATTGCAACTCAGTGAAGAACGATTAAAACTAGCACTTGAAGGATCGGGAGATGGGTTTTGGGACTGGAATTTAAGTACGAATGAAGTCTACTTCAGCCCTAAATACTTTGAAATGCTTGGTTACGATGCAAGAGAATTCCCCCAAAATTTAAGTACATGGGAACAACTGGTTCATCCTGAAGATAAGGTTTGGGTGAAAGAAATCTTACAAGCGCACCTAAAAGATTGTTCAGTTCCCTATAGATTTGACTATCGACTTCAAACCAAATCTGGTGAATGGAAATGGATTGCTGACTACGGTAAAGTCGTTGTTTGGGATGAAAATGGGAAACCTTTACGAATGACAGGAACGCATCGAGATATTAACGAGCGCAAACAAACTGAGGTTGAACTGCAACGAGCAAAGGAAGCTGCAGAATTCGCAAATCAAGCGAAAAGTATTTTTCTGGCAAACATGAGTCACGAACTCCGGACACCCTTGAATGTCATTTTAGGCTTTGCTCAAGTTATGAGTTATGACTCATCTCTAACACCAGAACAGCAAGAAAACTTACAAATTATGCATCGTAGCGGCGAGCACTTGCTAAGCATCATCAATGATGTTCTTGATTTATCTAAAATCGAAGCGGGACGAATCATATTGGATGAAAGTAGTTTTGACCTTCATGCTTTACTGTATTCTTTAGAGAGTATGTTCCGTCAGCGAACTGAAGCCAAAGGCTTGCAGCTTTCCCTTCAGATTGCTTCAGATTTACCACAATTTATCACCACTGATGCTAACAAACTCCGGCAAGTCTTGACAAATCTACTGGGTAATGCAGTTAAATTTACTCCAAAAGGTAGCGTAATTCTGACAGCAACAAGAGGAGCAAAGAAAGGGCAAAATCAGGTCGATAACGAAAAATCTATAGTGTTCGAGACTCTTGTGTTCTCTGTTGTAGATACCGGAATCGGGATTGCATCACACGAACTTGAGACTATCTTTGATGCTTTTATCCAAACATATTCTGGCAGATCCTCGCAAGAAGGAACGGGGCTGGGATTGACCATTAGCCTCAGATACGCACACTTAATGGGTGGTACTATTACGGTAAGCAGTACTCCCGGTAAGGGTAGTACTTTTAGTGTTGAGGTTCAAGCTCAGTTGGCAAAAGCATCAGATGTGTCACCCGCGCCGATTCAGCGTCGAGTCATCGGACTAGTGGATAGACAACCAGCTTATCGAATTTTAATTGTAGATAACGATCCTGAAAACGGTTACCTGCTGTTCAAGCTACTGACTCAAGTGGGGTTTGAGGTGCAAGTAGCCAAAAATGGAGAAGAAGGTATCCAAATTTGGCAAGAGTGGCGACCACATTTAATTTGGATGGATATTCGTATGCCTGGAATAGATGGGTATCAAACAACACAACGTATTCGTTCGACTCCAGAAGGTCAATCGGCGATCGTTATTGCTCTATCTGCTAGGGCATCAAAAACCAGTCGCACCCTTGCCCTCCAAGCAGGATGTAATGATTTTATCTGCAAACCCTTCCAAGAAAGCGAGCTGTTTGCCAAAATGGAAGAACATTTGGGAGTGAAGTATATATATTCAGATGTAGTTTTATCTTCGGGTTTCCAGAGACAAGAAAAACCATTTGCTTGTGCTTCACTCACAGCTGAGAATTTATCGGTGATGCCTGTTAATTGGATTGATGATTTACACCAAGCAGTACTCTTGTGTGATGATGATGAAGTGTTATCTCTGATCGAACAAATTCCTCAAGAGTACGCATCTCTGATAACTGAGTTGAAACAGCTCACTCGTAACTATCAATTTTCGGAAATTTTGAAACTTATTGATAAATAA
- a CDS encoding AraC family transcriptional regulator produces MKEATFSVYLTRSIMQYAVAKYGVDADSLCAAAGIETILLNQPDERIPGTLHSAVWREAIQRTGDENLGLHLGEVFNLAAFGILGYVMVNCQTLEQVLEKLSRYTHLFSQGVYIHFTVSEGLVFCDCDIAGDLKNYLLTEPRQAIESTFSSLLTATRVLTGKQLHLHAVWFGYPRPVNTSEHDRIFQTNVHFSMPTNRLIFDANCLDWSILSANSNLLSIFEQHAEAMLNTIVREDKYTRQVVQAIAQQLKGELPSIQAIAQSLAMSVRQLQRELQTEGKSYQQILDETRKELALRHLKNPETPIYDIAFLLGFSEPSAFNRAFKRWTGQTPRSYRQSL; encoded by the coding sequence ATGAAAGAAGCCACTTTCTCTGTTTACCTTACCCGCAGCATTATGCAATATGCAGTTGCAAAATACGGAGTCGATGCAGATAGTTTGTGTGCGGCTGCGGGAATCGAAACTATCCTGCTGAACCAACCGGATGAGAGAATTCCCGGTACACTTCACAGTGCGGTGTGGCGGGAAGCAATTCAGCGTACAGGGGATGAAAATCTGGGCTTACACCTCGGAGAAGTTTTTAATTTGGCAGCGTTTGGCATTCTCGGCTATGTTATGGTGAACTGTCAAACACTTGAGCAAGTCTTGGAAAAGCTGTCTCGATATACCCATTTGTTTAGCCAAGGTGTGTATATTCACTTCACTGTATCTGAGGGTTTGGTGTTTTGCGACTGCGATATTGCGGGCGACTTAAAAAACTACTTGTTAACAGAACCCCGACAAGCCATTGAAAGTACTTTTTCATCTTTGCTGACAGCAACAAGAGTTTTGACAGGAAAGCAACTTCACCTTCACGCTGTTTGGTTTGGGTATCCACGCCCCGTGAATACTTCCGAACACGATCGCATCTTTCAGACGAATGTACATTTCTCAATGCCTACAAACCGTTTGATCTTTGATGCCAATTGCTTGGATTGGTCTATTTTATCAGCTAACTCGAACCTTTTATCGATCTTTGAGCAGCATGCAGAGGCAATGCTCAATACAATAGTGCGAGAGGATAAATATACTCGACAAGTGGTACAAGCGATCGCGCAACAACTTAAAGGGGAGCTACCATCAATTCAAGCGATCGCTCAATCTCTCGCCATGAGTGTCCGCCAATTGCAGCGAGAATTGCAAACTGAAGGGAAATCTTACCAACAAATTCTTGACGAAACCCGTAAAGAGTTGGCTTTGCGACATTTAAAGAATCCAGAAACTCCGATTTACGATATAGCCTTTTTGTTAGGGTTTTCGGAACCGAGCGCTTTTAACCGAGCATTTAAGAGATGGACGGGGCAAACTCCAAGGAGTTACCGTCAGTCACTGTAG
- a CDS encoding cupin domain-containing protein, translating to MMELTNVQSQPTQLIATQQPETIVNSVTGDRMTVLHSNPTGEGEYFKVRFDLPPGAKGSPLHYHTKMGETFTVLQGCLEMEVGGRGKRLTLQAGESVYVPPRVQHSFRNASEEWVTYTSENTPAGQFEQFIRGLYGLAIDGKTNREGMPSNPLHLALLLRKADTILVGPPRLVQKLLIDTLIQVALWLDSEQAIVKYWNKKG from the coding sequence ATGATGGAATTGACAAATGTTCAAAGCCAACCTACTCAGTTAATTGCAACTCAACAACCAGAAACCATTGTGAATTCAGTTACGGGCGATCGCATGACTGTTTTGCATTCAAACCCCACGGGGGAAGGAGAATACTTTAAAGTGCGCTTTGACCTACCCCCCGGTGCAAAAGGTAGCCCGTTGCACTATCACACCAAGATGGGTGAAACCTTTACCGTATTGCAAGGATGTCTGGAAATGGAGGTTGGAGGGAGAGGTAAACGCCTTACACTACAAGCCGGAGAGAGCGTGTATGTTCCTCCTCGAGTGCAACACAGTTTTCGCAATGCTTCAGAAGAATGGGTGACCTATACAAGTGAAAATACCCCTGCAGGACAGTTTGAGCAATTTATCAGAGGGTTGTATGGTTTGGCAATTGATGGCAAAACCAATCGTGAGGGAATGCCTAGCAATCCCTTGCACCTAGCTTTGTTATTAAGGAAAGCTGACACTATCCTTGTTGGTCCGCCACGCCTCGTGCAAAAGTTACTTATCGACACTCTAATTCAGGTAGCGCTTTGGCTCGATAGCGAGCAAGCGATCGTTAAATACTGGAACAAAAAAGGATAA
- the speB gene encoding agmatinase SpeB: MQLQDYNPSGVGQINGNLLGLPFDYESAKLIVFGVPWEVTVSYGAGTANGPQRVLDASTQLDLFDIDNPDGWKQGIFMVEIPQDILEKNAYYRDRAAEIIQRLEQGKPLTATPDLTPVLTEINQACQQVNQWLFEKTKEAIDNGKRVAAIGGDHSVPLGYYQALATAYPNFGILHIDAHADLRDAYEGFEFSHASIMFNAMKIPQISKLVQVALRDISHDEVQTIDRSNGRIVAYYDPIIKQKLYSGTTWIEMCREIISHLPEQVYISFDVDGLDPKLCSSTGTPVPGGLELEQAFFLFRELVHSGRKIIGFDLCEVGDAEWDGNVGARIVYKLSNLMDLSQKS; the protein is encoded by the coding sequence ATGCAACTCCAAGATTACAACCCCAGTGGCGTAGGTCAAATAAATGGTAACCTCCTAGGGTTACCATTTGATTACGAGTCAGCGAAACTAATAGTCTTTGGCGTACCGTGGGAAGTGACCGTTTCCTATGGTGCAGGTACTGCTAACGGACCGCAGCGCGTTCTTGATGCCTCAACGCAACTGGATTTGTTCGATATCGATAATCCTGATGGATGGAAACAGGGAATATTTATGGTGGAAATTCCCCAAGATATTCTTGAGAAAAACGCGTATTATCGCGATCGCGCAGCAGAAATTATCCAACGTCTAGAGCAAGGCAAACCCCTGACAGCAACACCAGATTTAACACCAGTCCTGACAGAAATAAATCAAGCTTGCCAACAAGTCAATCAATGGTTGTTTGAAAAGACCAAAGAAGCAATAGATAATGGCAAACGAGTTGCTGCGATCGGCGGGGATCACAGTGTGCCATTAGGATATTATCAAGCATTGGCAACTGCCTATCCCAACTTTGGCATTTTACACATTGATGCCCATGCAGATTTACGCGATGCGTATGAAGGATTTGAGTTTTCTCATGCATCCATCATGTTTAATGCCATGAAAATCCCGCAAATTTCCAAGTTAGTGCAGGTTGCTTTGCGCGATATCAGCCATGATGAAGTGCAAACCATCGACCGCTCGAACGGTAGAATTGTTGCCTATTACGACCCAATTATCAAACAAAAACTGTACTCTGGCACAACTTGGATTGAAATGTGCCGGGAAATCATCAGTCATTTGCCCGAACAAGTCTACATTAGCTTTGATGTTGATGGTCTCGATCCCAAACTCTGTTCGAGTACGGGAACTCCCGTTCCTGGAGGGCTGGAATTAGAGCAAGCTTTTTTTCTGTTCCGTGAATTAGTTCATAGCGGTAGAAAAATTATTGGTTTCGATCTCTGCGAAGTAGGTGATGCAGAGTGGGATGGTAATGTTGGTGCTCGTATAGTTTACAAACTATCAAATCTCATGGATTTATCACAAAAAAGTTAG
- a CDS encoding neutral zinc metallopeptidase, which produces MRWEFGRRSTNVEDRRGSRISAPVVGGGIGAIVLSLIVALLGGDPSVIWDQTQAPSSPNSESTQTERSATSDDRLTDFVSVVLADTEDTWNSLFRQMGRTYVEPKLVLYSDAIRSACGYARSAVGPFYCPADQKLYIDLSFYRDLKNRYQAPGDFAQAYVIAHEVGHHVQTLMGISDKVRAAQSQVPQEQANQLSVRQELQADCFAGIWAHHAQRSRQVLETGDIEEALNAASSLGDDRLQSQARGYVTPESFTHGTSAQRARWFKQGIQTGDPAQCNTFGVASL; this is translated from the coding sequence ATGCGGTGGGAATTTGGTCGTAGAAGTACCAATGTTGAAGATAGGCGTGGAAGTCGGATTTCCGCACCTGTTGTCGGGGGTGGTATTGGGGCAATTGTTTTGTCATTAATTGTAGCGTTATTAGGTGGCGATCCCAGCGTTATTTGGGACCAAACACAAGCACCAAGCAGCCCTAACTCAGAGTCTACTCAAACAGAACGTTCTGCAACAAGCGACGATCGCTTGACTGATTTTGTTTCAGTTGTCCTAGCAGATACTGAGGATACCTGGAATAGCCTGTTTCGGCAAATGGGACGAACTTATGTAGAGCCAAAGTTAGTGCTTTACTCTGATGCTATTCGGTCTGCTTGTGGCTATGCGCGATCGGCAGTAGGTCCTTTTTATTGTCCTGCGGATCAAAAACTTTATATTGATTTAAGCTTTTATAGAGATTTAAAGAATAGATACCAAGCTCCTGGAGATTTTGCTCAAGCATATGTTATTGCTCACGAGGTTGGACACCACGTTCAGACTCTTATGGGTATTTCTGACAAAGTTCGTGCAGCACAAAGTCAAGTTCCTCAAGAACAAGCCAATCAACTTTCCGTTCGCCAGGAGTTACAAGCAGACTGTTTTGCTGGTATTTGGGCACATCACGCCCAGCGATCGCGCCAGGTTTTAGAAACAGGTGATATTGAAGAAGCACTCAATGCAGCTAGCAGTCTTGGAGACGATCGCTTGCAAAGCCAAGCGAGAGGATATGTCACCCCAGAATCCTTCACACACGGCACTTCGGCTCAGAGAGCGCGTTGGTTTAAGCAAGGTATTCAGACAGGAGATCCCGCCCAATGCAATACTTTTGGAGTGGCAAGCCTCTAA
- a CDS encoding putative 2-dehydropantoate 2-reductase — protein MCEFTYAIVGTGALGGFYGAKLQQSGLNVHFLLKSDCEHVRQHGLVIKSVDGDFTLPRVKAYSDVQKIPACDVVVISLKTTQNHLLPQILPFAVKDTGIVLVLQNGFGIEAEVAQIVGSDKVIGGICFLTANKIAPGYIRHLSYKNIILCEYTQNYHPGGITERLRQIGKDFENAGIPVELDEDLLLARWKKLVWNIPYNGLSVILNATTAELMASPDSSKLVEELMYEVATGAKALGRTIPDTFIQKMLHNTAKMTPYLTSMKIDYDERRPMEVEAIFGNPLRMVQAAGTNLPKIDCLYQQLKFLDAMRTAR, from the coding sequence ATGTGTGAGTTTACCTACGCGATCGTTGGAACTGGTGCATTGGGTGGCTTCTATGGAGCCAAACTGCAACAATCTGGGTTAAATGTCCACTTTTTGCTCAAAAGCGATTGCGAACACGTCAGGCAACATGGCTTAGTTATAAAGTCAGTGGATGGCGACTTTACATTACCTCGTGTCAAGGCGTATTCTGATGTTCAAAAGATCCCAGCCTGCGATGTCGTCGTGATTTCACTGAAAACGACGCAAAATCATTTACTACCACAAATATTACCTTTTGCAGTCAAGGATACTGGGATAGTGCTGGTTTTACAGAATGGGTTTGGCATAGAAGCAGAAGTTGCTCAAATTGTTGGTAGTGATAAAGTCATAGGTGGGATATGCTTTTTGACTGCAAATAAAATTGCGCCCGGATACATCCGTCACCTCAGCTACAAAAACATCATACTTTGTGAATATACACAAAACTATCATCCAGGTGGTATCACAGAACGCCTGCGACAAATAGGAAAAGATTTTGAAAATGCTGGCATTCCTGTTGAATTAGATGAAGATTTACTTTTGGCTCGTTGGAAAAAACTAGTATGGAATATTCCATATAACGGACTTTCTGTGATTCTGAACGCAACAACAGCAGAATTAATGGCGTCTCCTGACTCCAGCAAGTTAGTTGAGGAACTTATGTATGAGGTGGCGACGGGCGCAAAAGCTTTAGGACGCACGATTCCTGACACTTTCATTCAAAAAATGCTCCACAATACAGCCAAGATGACACCATACTTAACCAGTATGAAAATAGATTATGATGAACGCCGTCCTATGGAAGTAGAAGCCATTTTTGGAAATCCATTGCGGATGGTACAAGCGGCTGGTACCAATCTCCCTAAAATAGATTGTCTTTACCAGCAACTAAAGTTTTTAGATGCGATGAGAACTGCAAGATGA